From Syntrophales bacterium:
CCGGCACCAAGGTCTGTGCCAGGTAAGGGGCACTGCCCGTATAGGTCTTTAACTTATTTGCGTATGATTCCTTTCCTGAAGACTGGTTATCTTGTCCTTTGAGGAGCAGGAGACCGCCAAAGCGGTTTCGCTCGTTTTCGAACAGCGCTTCATCTACATCGCCTTTAGCGTTTTTAAAAAGACCTCGGCTTTCGTCGTTCCGCGCAAGGATGTGTTCGATATGGTATGCATTGCTTTTTCCGGTTCCAGATACGTAATTGTACAACGTATCCTGAAGATTACATCCAAGTCCCTGAACGATCAATAACTCTATTCGCGCAAGGAAGTATCGAAGAAACCGGGGATTATAATCGCCATACCCAACCTGCTTGAACTGAACATAGGTGAGTAGATCCTTCGAATTAGTGTTGCGACGACTATTGATTTCTGCAAGAACCTTCTCGTTGATAGTCTCCTCGATTTTTTCTTTCGGACATCCATGGAGCAAGGGATTCAGTGTATAAAGAAACTCCTGGAATTGGTTACTGTCGTATGCCCGATTCAATTGCAGCAATACATACGCCCGATCGAAGCCTCTTGCGACGGCTGCTATCTTCGTATCTTCGTCTGGATCGTTTACGTTACAGGCCGCAATGGTCAACATGATATGGCCATCCATACGGTTAAGCTGCGAGTTGTAGTAACACTCCGGTATTGGCGATCGTTCATTTTCACCAAGTTCACGGAGCTTCAAGAAAAGCCATGCATAGTAGCGGAATGGCCCGTCGAGGAAAACCTTGATCCCCTGTGCATTGCGCTTCAAATGTAGCACATCGTCACAGATCGGTTCGAAGATGGCTCTGTGATATGGTCCGTCAAAGCTTTGTCCCTGTTTGCGAACTTCGGAAAAGTGCGCTCTCAAGTAGGTCCGGAAGAAATAGTCTGCTTCGTCTTCGGCCCTCGCTTCAAGCTTAGACAATGATTCTTGCCAGATATCCGTGTAATGATCAACCTCCGCCGTATCAATCTCGCCGAGGAGTTTTCCTTTCATGATCTCGTAAGGCTGAAGCCTTACCCCTCTGTCATTTATGACCTCGAACACCATAGGAACATCGGTCCGTGCAACCTCAAGATTGATAATGACGACAGTACAGAGGAAGTAGAAGATGAACGTGTCCAGCTTGTGTCGGGTTGATAGCCGGGCTGAAAACTCTTTCCGGATGCGGTCATAGTTCTTGATGATATTTTCAGCTGTAACCCCGTCTTCGATCATATCCTTAGTGAGAGGCAGATCCATAAACAGGGCATGCATTATGGGCTCTCGCTTACTGTGCGCCATCCAGAACTGCTTCTTGCCACCAACCCCAACCCCGACAACCTTTGTCTTCAACCAGTCACGCAGGTCCGTCGAGTTAAAACAAGCCGGACCGCACATCTGATAGAGCGCGATCAACATTAATGTCAATGTGGTGAGTCGTTGCTGACCATCGACCACGAAAATGTGACCGTTTGTTTTATTCGTGATGTATGTGTTCAAGTAGTACCAAGAGTAGTATTTCGCCACATTGGCTTCCGAGGGATCCAGATCAGCGTGCAAAGCATAGGATTGTTCAAAGTGGTAAAAAATGTCGTCAATCAGTCGTCCTACCTCATCCTCTTTCCACTTGTATTCTCGTTGATAGAAATCGATATGGTAGTTTGTTGTAGAAAATAGTGTGTTAATATTTTGTTTTTCTGGATTGACTTCCATGCTTGCCGTCTCCTCTCATAATGGCTGGATTAATTTGATAAGCTGTCGCTTTTTCCCAGCGCGCATACGGGTAGGCATCAGCCGTTTACAGCTTTCCCGCTTCCAGAAAGCTGTAATATTCGGTCCTGTTGAAAATGATATGATCCAAAAGCGTGATGCCCAGAACGGAACCAGCGGTCTTGAGTTGGGCAGTCGCTTCGACATCGTGGGGTGAAGGCTCGATGCCGCCGCTTGGGTGATTGTGCGCAACGATGACAGCTGCGGCGCGATCCGCAAGGGCATCGGCAAAGACCTCCCGTGGATGGACGGGCGCCCGGTCGATCAATCCGATGGACACGACCCGGATATTCAGAATTTCATTTGCCCCATTGATACTGGCACAGAGAAAGTGTTCCTGCTTGCGATCCGCGTAATGCCTCACGTGAGGAAGCAGATCGGCCGGCGTCTCAATCTTCACCCCCTCCGGCTTGATGCGACGTCTGGCAAATTCGATTGCGGCAAGAATTAGCGTGGCTTTGGCAGGGCCCACGCCTTCAAAGCCGGTGAGCTCCTCGGCACTTATTCCTAACCCTCTTTCATCGATGACGCGGGACAGCTTTTCGGCTAAGGCCATTACATCCATTCCCGGCGCACCCTTGCCGAGCAACACAGCCAGCAACTCTTGATCGTTCAAGGCGGCCGATCCTTTACGAAGCAGCTTCTCGCGCGGTCGGTCCTGTTTCGGGATATCTTTAATGCGCTTGCTCATCTCGTTATGCCGCGACGAATAGATGGTTTTGAATCACCGTAAACGCCATGATATCGAAAATGCCGCTGGGGTCTGTGTATTTCGGGTCGCTCAACTCTTCATAGCGGCCG
This genomic window contains:
- the radC gene encoding DNA repair protein RadC, coding for MSKRIKDIPKQDRPREKLLRKGSAALNDQELLAVLLGKGAPGMDVMALAEKLSRVIDERGLGISAEELTGFEGVGPAKATLILAAIEFARRRIKPEGVKIETPADLLPHVRHYADRKQEHFLCASINGANEILNIRVVSIGLIDRAPVHPREVFADALADRAAAVIVAHNHPSGGIEPSPHDVEATAQLKTAGSVLGITLLDHIIFNRTEYYSFLEAGKL
- a CDS encoding DUF262 domain-containing HNH endonuclease family protein, translated to MEVNPEKQNINTLFSTTNYHIDFYQREYKWKEDEVGRLIDDIFYHFEQSYALHADLDPSEANVAKYYSWYYLNTYITNKTNGHIFVVDGQQRLTTLTLMLIALYQMCGPACFNSTDLRDWLKTKVVGVGVGGKKQFWMAHSKREPIMHALFMDLPLTKDMIEDGVTAENIIKNYDRIRKEFSARLSTRHKLDTFIFYFLCTVVIINLEVARTDVPMVFEVINDRGVRLQPYEIMKGKLLGEIDTAEVDHYTDIWQESLSKLEARAEDEADYFFRTYLRAHFSEVRKQGQSFDGPYHRAIFEPICDDVLHLKRNAQGIKVFLDGPFRYYAWLFLKLRELGENERSPIPECYYNSQLNRMDGHIMLTIAACNVNDPDEDTKIAAVARGFDRAYVLLQLNRAYDSNQFQEFLYTLNPLLHGCPKEKIEETINEKVLAEINSRRNTNSKDLLTYVQFKQVGYGDYNPRFLRYFLARIELLIVQGLGCNLQDTLYNYVSGTGKSNAYHIEHILARNDESRGLFKNAKGDVDEALFENERNRFGGLLLLKGQDNQSSGKESYANKLKTYTGSAPYLAQTLVPDFYKSNSAMQNFIQQSSLEFTPVPQFTLDALEKRSELLYGLTKRIWQV